aaacaatCAGCTTGAATTATAGTTGAAAGGTATGGTGGGATATATTTAACAAAGTTGTGAGTTAAAAGTTATCTTTACGACAAACATGAAAATAGCTAATTTTCGTAGAGGATTCTGCAATCAAGGCTGATTTTATTTTCCCAAggatttatatataattgatttaaCAACTAACCCTTTACACCAACAATCTTATTGAAAACACATAAATGCCATGatgacaaattttttaatagttttcttaatttttagcTTAAGTTTCAAGCGGTTTGGTTTTCGGAAGATTTTAATTTCGTTGGATTCATCAGTAAAACATGCGACCTATTATCTCCTAGCCGCATTTGTGTGAAGTTTTAATTTTATCTAGGATATCATCACTTATTATACTAGTCCATGTACATTGCAGTATACTCTTATTGGTTATTCAGCTTAGGGATGACAATAAGGCGGAGCGGGGGCCGAAGGATGAGGTCTTTGTTTCTACCCCGCATGGTTTTGTCTTGCCCCATTCCCGCCTGGCCCCGCCTAGCATGATGGAGAAAACTTTTTCACCCCATCCCCACCCTTGGGACCCCGCGAAGCCTTGCTCCACcttgtaaaactctactttttgttaatttgcccaacacttagtacaatttttttttaatgaaacctatttcattaataaaaatatacttaaaattacaactaaaattatctcatcaaatcaaataaatttttagaaaaaaattgaataatatatccaagcatttaacaagacaatcaccaaaaaaaaaaaaaaactctcatagtataacacattgatatgtttgtttaaatagtagagTTTTAAGGTATGAAGAATTCACAATTATAACCCCTAGCAACGCGGGCGGGATGGGGACTGGGAGGGGTGGGGCAGGGTGAGTcaaaaaagtctaaacccatccctGCCTAGCTCCGTGATgcggggctaaaatcttgccccatccccaccCTATCACTTTTATGAGGTAGGTAAAACCCGTGCGGGGCAAAGTGGGGAGGGGCGGGTTAAGCAGGGCAGGGTAAAATTGTCATCTCtaattcaacttattttttctagTATATCATAATTAATACTTTTGTTGAGAATAGTTGGAATTTTTTTCCAAGATATATCAAATTAGTCCAATCTCTAGtctgaaaattgttatttaaaaatatttagcaacttaaaagaaaagaaagaaataaaaaagttgaagaAATAGAATTggctaaaatgtaaaactggtcctctaactttcttcaaatttcatttcagtcatctaattttgctttcatttatttcagtcctctaagtttcaaatttattcaattaaagccttttcattaacttttgttaaaattttttgaaaaaaaaaatggaaaatatttttcaatcattaatgaatttttttaattaaaaaattttgaagaaaattttataaaattgaaaaattaaccacaacatataacaaaagttgatagaaaaaccttaattaattgaataaacatgaaagttagaggactaatatgaacaaaaataaagttagaggactgaaatgaaatctgaagaaacttaaagggtcagttttgcatatTACCCAATGAAATTATAAAATGGGGAAGAGACTTTTGGGGGTGAAAAGTAAAATACGTTTATGCATACAATAAGTGAAGTGatacaaaaaatgttaaattattgAGGTAATATGTTATGGTTAGTAAACAATAAAAACTTTATCAGTGGTGTTATGTAAAAATGACATTACATCAATCCTAACTTactattttaataaattgttgGTAATTAATGATTGTGAACTCTTTTATTTCTGTTGCTCTATATAGGGATGGCAAATAGGTGATTAGTTTGGGATCTGATAGTTTTATTGCCAAGGAATGTCGTTCTATTATTGTGCTCTTCTTAATTGCTCCTATGTATGATAGTTAGAAACCAAGCATTGAGAGCTCTTCATcatctttaattatttattatacgTATATATATGCTAGAATAATTCAATCCCACGCATAAAGTTACTTCTCATTCCACATTTTTGTTTCTCTGAAactatctaaaatttaaatacatatatactaAGTATTATTCTCCTCCCTTCCAAAATGACCACCTAAACTCACAAAGATGCTGCCAAGTGAAATGCACCTTGAAAGTTTGTGGAATATTTCATTCGCATTGCTGAATATTATCcttgtttattattattgatattcCTGGGCACATTTAATTTCCCCTACAAAAAGgaaataaccatttttttttttttttgatacaggAAATAACCATTTATAACACAATAAGGATATATATAACGATATATTTATGGCACATGCAAAGAATCAAGAGCATGAAAACAGTGTTAAGATATGTGGGGTCCATTTCTTGATTAGTCAAAGGTCAACTAATTGGATAATCTGGGCAACCTGATTCTTCATTCTTTTGGACAAAAAGAGAGAACTAAATCAAAGATTGTTTACCATTTGATTGGTTTCAACCAATTAGCCCTCTGTTTATGTTCACAATGTATTATGTCACACAAATATACCCCTATATATAAGATACATATTCCTCACTGGCAATGCTAAAAGGCAATTCAATAATTCCAGGAtaacaacaaatttttacaaGATATTTTATAATGGTCACGATGATAAGttgttaataataaatattaatgtgGTATcaataaatgttataaaaaaaaatggcgtCAAAcgagccaaatttttttttttttagtgtaactTAATAATTGCAAGAAATGTTATGAAAAATTGTTGTGCTTGTAACCTTACTCTAAgattgttgagagagagagagagagagagagagagagagagagagagagagagatatcagACAAAGAAGCAATCATGGCCATCTATCTGTTGTGTAAACATCATTTCCGAACCCTTCATAATTCTACTCTTGACTGCTCAAAAGAATGTTATAAACGTGAATGCTAACCATCATCTGATGAAGGTACTTTAAGGGCAGAAGATTTACCAGCTGGGCCCACATAGTGGTGGGTCTACAATATTATTCATTGCGTAAACATGAACCGTGTGAGTGGCACGCACCTTAGATTTTTCCCCCCTAGAATTAACATAAAAAGCCAAAAGGAGACAGGAAAATATATTCATACTATAGTACACACAGAATTAGCATTGTTTCTTATTGTTATTCTCATGGTAAAATGTTTGGTGCTTCAACCGGAAGTTtcgtagaattttttttattatatgattttatataaTTCTAATTAGAAGGGGTGGTGGTGGTCCATCAAGTATACTGCTCATTTGCCTTGCTTATCAAGCAACCTtctaatatctctctctctctctctctctctctgcaacaTTCATGGCAAAAGCATAATCATCAGCACTCCAGCTCAAAACCCATGTGAGTTCCTATcatcctttctttttctctcccatTTCTATTTTTCGCAACCTCTCTCTCATTTCCTATCCTTCTAACATCCCCAtgaagaaattttcttttttttggcctATATTGTACTCTTAAGTCCTAACTATAATCTGTTATGTAAAATTATGAAACTGAAAACCCTTGGTTTCGTGTTTATCACTCAAAAGTTTTACTGTCGGTGTGATGTAAATTactaagtcttttttttttttaacacagaTTAAGTTATATTAACTTTGTCGATTTCACCATTTTACCATGAAAATGGTAACCAATGCTTAtctataatgttttttttttcttctttctatactatatattattattattattattataatttcaataaatatatgtaaaaattcAGATGGGTTGCTCTAGCTTTTGAATGGCTTAGAAAACAGCTGTGAAGGCCGTTTCTTGCCTTTTGCTTTTGTAGTCAAGGCTCAAACAAAGGTGAAGGAGAGTCCCCTTGAGCTTtagaaaaacaaataccaaccaGGTTTTCTTTCTATCCTgttctcttcctttctctttctctctattctttctttgtttctttttctctcttctcttctctctctctctctctctcataaaccGCCTACATGCGCTTCTTAATTTGGCAAAGGCTTAAAGGTGGTATGTAGGTTTGAGGgtaccttttcctttttttcctctcttacACAGAAATACACACAAAGACAGACACTTGCTTCAGTTAAAGTAGCCAGAGAGGGAATTCCGGTGTTTTTCATGGTTAAAGCAGGTTTATAGTTCAATCCCACTGTGACAGTTtccttttttcctcttcttcttcttcttcttcttctctttacaAGTTTTTCCCTAGGAAATATTTGTATTTCCTATCCTGGGCATATATTTTCTCATCTGATTtcctgaatttttttatttagactGAATTGGTTGATTGGCGTATTCTAAGAGCATGTaatcaatcagttttttttttaattactatttatatccaacacttcttttttcttaattgttttttattgaaCCAGACTTTGGTTGAgcttgttcttgttttttttatatatatatatatatacacctttTGAAAAAACAGTCCAAGTTCATATTTTACAAAACTGTTGTAGAAGTAGAATACCCAGaaattttatttccttgtaCTCTTAACCTTTACTTCTGAAGCATCAGATCTCAATCAAAGTTATGATTTCTATCAATATAGAGAGCAAAGCTGGGCTATGAGATTTCAAGTCAAGGGAAAAAAGATAGCTGCTATATATTCAGTACGTGAAAAGAGCAATGAATAAGAGTAGTTTGGGCTCCATCAGCAGCTCTGATCTCATCGATGCCAAGCTTGAAGAGCATCAAATGTGTGGATCCAAGCACTGTCCCGGTTGTGGACACAAGCTTGAGGGAAAGCCGGTACGGAAAATCTCATAATATTCTTGGCTTCAaacataaagttttttttatttttttattttttaacatatgAGAAATCacgaaagaaagaaatatgCTTGCTGTTttaatcaaatcaaaatttaattaaagggaccctctttttcttttctctctctctctctctctctctctcttttgctttgattttttacTTGAGTTTGAATTGAGTTTACAGGATTGGTTAGGTCTACCTGCAGGAGTGAAATTTGATCCCACAGACCAAGAATTGATCGAACACCTTGAAGCAAAGGTAGAGGCCAAAGACATGAAATCTCACCCTTTGATAGATGAGTTTATCCCTACTATTGAAGGAGAAGATGGGATTTGCTATACCCATCCAGAAAAACTTCCAGGTCAGAAACTGGAATATTATCTGTGTTTGTGCTGGATATGTTAACAGTAGCATTATTTAATATTGTTAGGTTTTACTAAAACATTAGGTCTCAAACCAAGTGAAACTTCATGCATTGGGTATGTTATAAGTACACCATGCTAGCTGTTCCTATATTTGTTACGACTTTGAAGAACCCCACTTGTCTGCAAGTTTGTTGCACCTAAGTCAACCTAACTTTGATTTTTGCTGATGCTGCATTCACATTAATTCCAGGAGTCACAAGAGATGGTTTGAGCAGGCATTTCTTCCATAGACCATCGAAAGCTTACACAACCGGgacaagaaagagaagaaaaattcaaaccGAATGCGACTTGCAAGGTGGTGAAACAAGGTGGCACAAGACTGGCAAAACTAGGCCTGTAATGGTGAATGGCAAGCAAAAAGGGTGCAAGAAAATACTAGTCCTTTACACAAATTTTGGCAAAAACAGAAAACCCGAAAAGACCAACTGGGTCATGCATCAATACCACCTTGGTCAacatgaagaagagaaagaaggggAGCTTGTGGTTTCAAAAATATTCTATCAGACACAGCCAAGACAATGCAATTGGTCTGATAGGAGTGCAACCACTGGCGAAGGAAACAGCGACCTCAATAGCAGGAGAGATAGTGGTAGTGGAAGTTCTTCTTCCAAGGAAGTAGTTCCTCATAGAGATGAAATGTCTGCAGCTGGGGTTGCTCCAATATCAGGTTACAGTGCCATTGACATTCAACAGTTAAAATCTGACCATTTCAGCTTTGCCCCACTCAGGAAAAGCTTTGATGAggtatatttatttgttaattaattcATTCAATGTTTTTTTCCAACATCTGAAACTTCCATGCTTCTTCTTTATCAATCAAACACTAATCAAtgataaacatatataatatatgggTGTTTAAGTCAGGATATTGCTtgaaatttttgtctttttctgctaaataaaatttagatgaaTTAAATCACATCACTATTAGCATGTTGAATTGTTGATCTTCAGTAATTAGATTTTGACATCAAACTAGTCATATActtctcaaatatttttatttttattttaaaaaaaaaagaactcaaaAAGTTTTAGGGTTGCTTTTCTTATACCCATTGCTTGCATATGCAGCATGAAAACTCTATGGACCTCTCTTGATTAGCATTGTCAGCTAACTAAAGCTTGTTTACCCACCAAAAGGGCTAcattaaattgaaataaatgtCCAAGCTGACAAATAGAAAAacaataaagagagaaaagagaactAAAGCGAAATGAAGGGAAGCTGAAAATGGACTAGCTAGCAAACTGCTTCATAAGGGTGTTGTCTGTTGCAGGTAGGGATGGCAGAGGCTTCAACAGCAAGGGAAGCACCGGCATCAGGCACGTGCGAAGAGTTGCGAGATCATCAGAGGCCACATCCTATGGCCCATGAGCACCATCACCAACAGCAACAACATCACCATGCACACCATCAGCTCGCAACGACAGCCTTCCACATCAGCAGACCTTCACATCCCATTTCAACCATCATTTCACCACCTCCACTCCATCACACCTCCATTATTCTCGATCAAGACCCGTACAATGTACCCAGAATAATGCTCCAAAATGAGAATTTCCAGGTAATCAAGCTATGGTctgaattaaattttattaataaataaataaatataaatcatattCAGGTCACAAAGGTCCAACTTTTACTGGGAGATGTGTTTCCTAAATACGTACTTCATTAGTCGGTGTAGTTTTCTCCTTTGTTTTCTGATACTATTTTCTAGTACTAAAGTGAGGTAtataagataaaagaaaatgtaaaaaagtGAGGGAGCCGCAAGAGTCGAAAACTAAGACGGAGTTACACCGGTAAAGACTAATGATACAATTTATTTGAATGTACATAAACGAAAAGTTGCAATTTGGTAATATTTCTGAGTTTTTAACTGAAATCCAGTTGAGTCTGAGTCGTGGTTTTCATGTGGCAGACTCTGTGAGTCAAGCTGCTTTTGATGTTTGCTAAATTACAAACATGAAATTGTCTTTATACTTTTAAATCCTTGTTGAAGACATGATGATTAAgatgtgtttttcttttgttctttgtcCTTGTCTTTTGAATGCATAAAtacagcagcaacaacaacagcagcagcagcaacagcatCATAAACTTGGAGGAAGGTCTGCATCAGGTTTAGAGGAACTCATAATGGGTTGCACATCAACTAATATCAAAGAAGTGAGTATGAGCTTTTTGACCCTGAAATCCATAAgcccttatttttttcataattgcaACTagggagagaagaaagaaaaggtaaaCATGGATTAAAAAGgacaaaaagaaagataaataaattcctttattaatataatttaaattaaagagagaaaccagaagaaccttttttttttcttcctttacaCTTTATCTCCTTTCtccaccacccccccccccccccccctccccaatgCAGATGCAAGCACCTAACCTAGCTTCTCAGGACTCTATAGACAATCTTTTCTACCTAAATGC
This genomic stretch from Castanea sativa cultivar Marrone di Chiusa Pesio chromosome 1, ASM4071231v1 harbors:
- the LOC142638682 gene encoding NAC domain-containing protein 75-like isoform X2, giving the protein MNKSSLGSISSSDLIDAKLEEHQMCGSKHCPGCGHKLEGKPDWLGLPAGVKFDPTDQELIEHLEAKVEAKDMKSHPLIDEFIPTIEGEDGICYTHPEKLPGVTRDGLSRHFFHRPSKAYTTGTRKRRKIQTECDLQGGETRWHKTGKTRPVMVNGKQKGCKKILVLYTNFGKNRKPEKTNWVMHQYHLGQHEEEKEGELVVSKIFYQTQPRQCNWSDRSATTGEGNSDLNSRRDSGSGSSSSKEVVPHRDEMSAAGVAPISGYSAIDIQQLKSDHFSFAPLRKSFDEVGMAEASTAREAPASGTCEELRDHQRPHPMAHEHHHQQQQHHHAHHQLATTAFHISRPSHPISTIISPPPLHHTSIILDQDPYNVPRIMLQNENFQQQQQQQQQQHHKLGGRSASGLEELIMGCTSTNIKEESSITNPQEAEWLKYSSFWPDPDNPDHHG
- the LOC142638682 gene encoding NAC domain-containing protein 75-like isoform X1 encodes the protein MNKSSLGSISSSDLIDAKLEEHQMCGSKHCPGCGHKLEGKPDWLGLPAGVKFDPTDQELIEHLEAKVEAKDMKSHPLIDEFIPTIEGEDGICYTHPEKLPGVTRDGLSRHFFHRPSKAYTTGTRKRRKIQTECDLQGGETRWHKTGKTRPVMVNGKQKGCKKILVLYTNFGKNRKPEKTNWVMHQYHLGQHEEEKEGELVVSKIFYQTQPRQCNWSDRSATTGEGNSDLNSRRDSGSGSSSSKEVVPHRDEMSAAGVAPISGYSAIDIQQLKSDHFSFAPLRKSFDEVGMAEASTAREAPASGTCEELRDHQRPHPMAHEHHHQQQQHHHAHHQLATTAFHISRPSHPISTIISPPPLHHTSIILDQDPYNVPRIMLQNENFQQQQQQQQQQQHHKLGGRSASGLEELIMGCTSTNIKEESSITNPQEAEWLKYSSFWPDPDNPDHHG
- the LOC142638682 gene encoding NAC domain-containing protein 75-like isoform X3 gives rise to the protein MKSHPLIDEFIPTIEGEDGICYTHPEKLPGVTRDGLSRHFFHRPSKAYTTGTRKRRKIQTECDLQGGETRWHKTGKTRPVMVNGKQKGCKKILVLYTNFGKNRKPEKTNWVMHQYHLGQHEEEKEGELVVSKIFYQTQPRQCNWSDRSATTGEGNSDLNSRRDSGSGSSSSKEVVPHRDEMSAAGVAPISGYSAIDIQQLKSDHFSFAPLRKSFDEVGMAEASTAREAPASGTCEELRDHQRPHPMAHEHHHQQQQHHHAHHQLATTAFHISRPSHPISTIISPPPLHHTSIILDQDPYNVPRIMLQNENFQQQQQQQQQQQHHKLGGRSASGLEELIMGCTSTNIKEESSITNPQEAEWLKYSSFWPDPDNPDHHG